The following coding sequences lie in one Jonesia denitrificans DSM 20603 genomic window:
- a CDS encoding type I restriction endonuclease subunit R translates to MIDAVARKYDPIAVSAESTVVAEYIPDAASQAAYQSESALEQELIRLLESQAYEYLPVTSEEQLVANLRSQLEGLNGITFTDSEWERFFTTSVAGKNDGIVEKTVRIQEDHVQILKRDDGSTKNITLLDKKNIHNNRLQVINQYEIGSGEGGANYANRYDVTVLVNGLPMVHIELKRRGVDIREAFNQINRYQRDSFWAGSGLFEYVQLFVISNGTLTKYYSNTTRSSHLKEAAKPGKGRKTSNSFEFTSWWADAQNKPITDLTAFAKTFFAKHTLLNILTRYCVLTADRLLLVMRPYQIVATERILQRIDVSITPGNNKPLGTTAAGGYVWHTTGSGKTLTSFKTAQLASKMPSVNKVLFVVDRKDLDYQTMREYDRFEKGSANSNTSTAVLKKQLEDPNARIIITTIQKLANFIAANKGHEIYSGHIVLIFDECHRSQFGDMHTAITKAFKRYNLFGFTGTPIFAVNAGSGGNPHLKTTEQAFGDKLHTYTIVDAITDKNVLPFRIDYVNTIKVGNVTDAQVSAIDTERALLAPERISEIVKYTLEHFNQKTKRTSSYEHSVVTNVAASTRAQRQAEAVRERRRVRGFNAIFAVASIDAARRYYNHFQVQQDELPASQRLKIGLIYSYGANEAADDSIIDDEAFDTDSLGVDARNFLEHAIQDYNDTFGTSYDTSADKFQNYYKDLSQRLKNRELDLVIVVNMFLTGFDATTLNTLFVDKNLRAHGLIQAYSRTNRILNSVKTYGNIVAFRDLEEETNKALELFGNKDARGIVLLKPYGDYYTDYAEKVTELLDRFPLGQQIIGEEAQKDFIALFGAILRLTNILTSFDDFSGNEILTERQSQNFRSVYLDLHAEFRKNNDSDKETINDDVVFEIELIKQVEINVDYILMLVEKYRTTHGDGDDKELRTEISRAVDASPSLRNKRDLIEEFVDRVTVDGAIDDEWQAFITARREAELEAIITEENLRGDHTRKFIDTAFRDGTIRTSGTAITKVLPPVSRFSAAGGHREKKQRVIEKLGAYFERFFGLGKAE, encoded by the coding sequence ATGATCGACGCAGTTGCACGTAAATACGATCCGATTGCGGTTTCGGCCGAGAGCACCGTCGTAGCCGAATACATCCCAGATGCGGCATCGCAGGCGGCGTACCAGTCAGAGTCAGCGCTCGAGCAAGAGCTGATACGACTTCTCGAATCTCAGGCATACGAGTACCTACCTGTCACATCTGAAGAACAGTTGGTTGCGAACCTTCGTAGTCAGCTTGAGGGGCTCAACGGCATCACGTTCACCGATTCGGAGTGGGAGCGGTTCTTCACCACAAGCGTCGCAGGCAAGAATGACGGCATCGTTGAAAAAACAGTCCGTATTCAAGAAGACCACGTTCAGATCCTCAAGCGTGACGATGGTTCAACGAAGAACATCACGCTCCTAGACAAGAAGAACATCCACAACAACCGTCTACAGGTCATCAACCAATACGAGATTGGCAGCGGCGAAGGGGGCGCAAACTACGCCAACCGCTACGACGTGACCGTCCTAGTCAACGGCCTCCCCATGGTGCACATCGAACTCAAACGCCGAGGCGTGGATATTCGCGAAGCGTTCAACCAGATCAACCGCTACCAGCGCGACAGTTTCTGGGCTGGCTCCGGTCTGTTCGAATACGTGCAGTTGTTTGTGATCTCCAACGGCACGCTCACGAAGTACTACTCCAACACCACCCGCTCCTCACACCTAAAAGAAGCCGCCAAACCAGGTAAAGGCCGGAAGACGTCAAACTCCTTCGAATTCACCTCCTGGTGGGCAGACGCACAGAACAAACCGATCACAGACCTGACCGCGTTCGCAAAAACGTTCTTCGCGAAACACACCCTTCTGAACATCCTCACCCGGTACTGCGTCCTCACAGCCGACCGACTCCTGCTAGTGATGCGGCCGTATCAGATCGTTGCAACAGAGCGGATCCTGCAGCGCATCGACGTGTCAATCACACCAGGTAATAACAAGCCGCTCGGTACCACCGCAGCCGGTGGTTATGTGTGGCACACAACCGGGTCAGGTAAAACCCTGACGTCATTCAAAACCGCGCAACTCGCATCGAAAATGCCAAGCGTGAACAAGGTGCTGTTCGTGGTCGACCGCAAAGACCTCGACTACCAAACCATGCGCGAATACGACCGCTTCGAAAAAGGCTCCGCAAACTCCAACACCTCGACCGCGGTCCTGAAGAAGCAGCTCGAAGACCCGAACGCACGGATCATTATCACCACAATCCAGAAACTCGCGAACTTCATTGCCGCCAACAAAGGGCACGAGATTTACAGTGGGCACATTGTCCTGATCTTCGATGAATGTCACCGCTCACAGTTCGGTGACATGCACACTGCGATCACAAAAGCGTTCAAACGCTACAACCTATTCGGTTTCACCGGCACACCAATCTTCGCCGTCAACGCAGGCTCTGGTGGCAACCCGCACCTAAAAACCACTGAACAAGCGTTCGGTGACAAGCTCCACACCTATACAATCGTGGACGCCATCACCGACAAAAACGTGCTGCCATTCCGCATCGACTACGTCAACACCATCAAAGTTGGCAATGTCACCGACGCCCAAGTGTCCGCGATCGACACCGAACGTGCGCTGCTCGCCCCCGAACGTATCAGCGAAATCGTCAAATACACGCTGGAACACTTCAACCAGAAAACCAAACGCACCTCAAGCTACGAGCATTCTGTGGTAACAAACGTTGCCGCATCCACACGCGCACAACGCCAAGCAGAAGCAGTTCGGGAACGTCGGCGAGTACGAGGCTTTAACGCGATCTTCGCAGTCGCATCCATCGACGCAGCACGCCGATACTACAACCACTTCCAAGTGCAACAAGACGAGTTACCTGCAAGCCAGAGGCTAAAGATCGGTTTGATCTATTCCTACGGGGCTAACGAAGCGGCAGACGACAGCATCATCGATGATGAAGCATTCGACACGGACTCGCTGGGAGTCGACGCCAGGAACTTCCTGGAACACGCCATCCAGGACTACAACGACACGTTCGGCACCAGTTATGACACCAGTGCCGACAAATTCCAAAACTACTACAAAGATCTCTCTCAGCGGCTCAAAAACCGTGAGCTCGACCTCGTCATCGTGGTCAACATGTTCCTCACCGGATTCGACGCCACCACCCTCAACACCCTGTTCGTCGACAAAAACCTCCGTGCCCACGGGCTAATCCAGGCATACTCCCGCACCAACCGCATCCTCAACTCGGTGAAAACCTACGGCAATATCGTGGCCTTCCGTGACCTTGAGGAAGAAACCAACAAAGCACTTGAACTTTTCGGCAACAAGGATGCGCGCGGCATTGTCCTCCTCAAACCATACGGGGACTACTACACCGACTACGCGGAAAAAGTCACAGAACTCCTCGACCGGTTCCCATTAGGTCAACAAATCATTGGAGAGGAAGCCCAGAAGGACTTCATTGCCCTGTTCGGTGCGATCTTGCGCCTCACCAACATTCTGACCTCATTCGACGACTTCTCCGGCAATGAGATCCTCACCGAACGGCAATCACAAAACTTCCGAAGCGTCTACCTCGACCTCCACGCCGAGTTCCGGAAAAACAACGACTCTGACAAAGAAACCATCAACGATGATGTTGTCTTCGAAATCGAACTGATCAAACAAGTCGAGATCAATGTTGACTACATCCTCATGCTCGTCGAAAAATACCGCACAACCCACGGTGACGGCGACGACAAAGAATTACGCACCGAAATCTCACGCGCCGTTGACGCCAGCCCATCACTACGCAACAAACGAGACCTCATCGAAGAATTCGTGGACCGAGTCACAGTTGACGGAGCAATCGATGACGAGTGGCAAGCATTCATTACTGCACGCCGTGAGGCCGAGCTTGAGGCGATCATCACCGAAGAGAACCTTCGCGGCGACCACACACGAAAATTCATCGACACCGCGTTCCGCGACGGCACAATCCGCACCAGCGGCACCGCGATCACCAAAGTTCTCCCGCCCGTCTCACGCTTCAGCGCAGCCGGCGGACACAGGGAAAAGAAGCAACGCGTCATCGAGAAGCTCGGCGCGTACTTTGAGCGGTTCTTCGGGCTTGGGAAGGCAGAGTAA